From a single Candidatus Methylacidithermus pantelleriae genomic region:
- a CDS encoding CTP synthase, with product MKHIFVTGGVVSSIGKGLTAAALGTLLERRGLRVTLQKFDPYLNVDPGTMNPYQHGEVYVLDDGAETDLDLGHYERFTSARLTRSNNVTTGQIYEAVLAKERRGDYLGKTVQVIPHVTDEIKERIRAVAREDECDLVITEIGGTTGDIEGLPFLEAVRQFAMEVGPRNALFLHVTLVPYIKAAGELKTKPTQQSVAKLREIGIQPHIIVCRTEVPIDLEVRRKIALYCNVPLEAVIEEQDVELSIYELPLALQQEGLDELVCRHLGLQLGAANMSDWKEFLRRLAQPKHTVEVAIVGKYIEHQDAYKSLCEALTHAGAELEARVAVRRVDAGQIEAQGPARYLDGINGILVPGGFGSRGVEGKIAAARYAREERIPYLGLCLGMQIAVIEFARNVLGLTRAHSTEFVPETPDPVICLLDEQRRVVVKGGTMRLGSSLCILRPGTRAWAAYGRSEVAERHRHRYEVNHAYRDRMEKAGFLVSGVAADDRLVEIMELVDHPWFVGCQFHPEFQSKPNRPHPLFVAFLRAALAHAQAARYPLLEIRN from the coding sequence ATGAAACATATTTTTGTTACAGGTGGCGTAGTCAGTTCCATCGGTAAGGGACTGACGGCTGCGGCCCTGGGGACCCTTCTGGAACGGAGAGGGCTCCGCGTGACACTCCAGAAGTTTGATCCGTATTTGAACGTGGATCCGGGAACGATGAATCCCTACCAGCACGGGGAGGTCTACGTTCTGGATGATGGGGCAGAGACGGATCTTGATTTGGGGCATTACGAGCGGTTCACCTCAGCGCGATTGACCCGGAGCAACAACGTCACGACAGGGCAGATTTACGAGGCGGTGCTGGCCAAGGAACGGCGGGGTGATTATTTGGGCAAAACCGTTCAGGTCATCCCACACGTTACTGACGAAATCAAAGAGCGAATTCGGGCCGTTGCCCGGGAAGACGAATGTGATCTGGTGATTACGGAAATTGGCGGGACAACCGGAGATATCGAAGGGCTTCCCTTTCTAGAGGCAGTTCGACAATTTGCTATGGAAGTAGGCCCGCGAAACGCCCTTTTTTTGCATGTGACCCTTGTGCCTTACATTAAGGCAGCCGGAGAGCTTAAGACCAAGCCGACCCAGCAGAGTGTTGCCAAGCTCCGGGAAATCGGAATTCAGCCTCACATCATTGTGTGTCGCACCGAGGTTCCGATCGACCTTGAGGTACGAAGGAAGATTGCTCTTTACTGTAATGTTCCCTTGGAAGCGGTCATTGAAGAACAGGATGTCGAGCTGAGCATTTATGAGCTCCCTCTGGCGCTCCAACAAGAGGGATTGGACGAGCTAGTATGCCGGCATCTGGGTTTACAGCTGGGCGCGGCGAACATGTCGGACTGGAAGGAGTTTTTGCGCCGTTTGGCCCAGCCGAAGCACACGGTCGAAGTGGCCATTGTAGGGAAGTACATCGAGCATCAAGACGCTTACAAAAGCCTCTGCGAGGCCTTAACCCATGCAGGGGCCGAGCTGGAAGCGCGGGTGGCCGTACGCAGGGTGGATGCGGGCCAGATTGAGGCGCAGGGTCCAGCCCGTTATTTGGATGGGATTAACGGGATTCTCGTACCGGGGGGCTTCGGAAGTCGGGGAGTCGAAGGCAAGATTGCTGCGGCGCGCTATGCGCGGGAAGAGAGAATTCCCTACCTGGGACTATGTCTTGGAATGCAAATTGCGGTCATTGAGTTTGCCCGGAACGTTTTGGGGTTAACCCGTGCGCACAGCACGGAATTCGTACCAGAGACGCCAGATCCGGTGATTTGTCTATTGGATGAACAGAGACGGGTGGTGGTCAAGGGGGGCACGATGCGTTTGGGTAGCTCTCTGTGCATCCTTCGGCCGGGGACGAGAGCTTGGGCCGCCTACGGGCGATCGGAGGTTGCAGAGCGGCACCGGCACCGGTACGAGGTTAATCATGCGTATCGGGACCGGATGGAAAAGGCCGGTTTCCTTGTTTCCGGAGTGGCTGCTGATGATCGGCTGGTGGAGATCATGGAGCTAGTGGACCATCCGTGGTTTGTGGGTTGCCAATTTCATCCGGAGTTTCAATCCAAGCCGAATCGGCCGCATCCACTTTTTGTGGCGTTCCTGCGAGCGGCGCTTGCTCATGCCCAGGCAGCGCGTTATCCGCTTTTGGAGATCCGGAACTAG
- the kdsA gene encoding 3-deoxy-8-phosphooctulonate synthase, whose product MKDRTQKNPLVLIAGPCLLESLSLGLEVAEFLKEEAVCRGFQFVFKASFDKANRSCISSPRGPGLAKGLEMLAEIRNRVGVAVTTDVHECWQVREVASVADLIQIPAFLSRQTELLLTAARSGRPVNVKKGQFLAPEDADRIAEKLRAGGCGNYFITERGTSFGYRDLVVDMRSLALMRRAGHRVIFDATHSVQRPGSLGNSSGGDRSLVPVLARAAVAAGVDGLFMETHPDPDRAWSDGPCMLPLKEIPSLLDTLGAIYEAIVLG is encoded by the coding sequence ATGAAGGACAGAACCCAAAAAAACCCTCTGGTTCTTATCGCTGGGCCCTGCTTGCTCGAAAGTCTCTCTCTTGGCCTGGAGGTGGCGGAGTTCCTTAAGGAAGAGGCCGTGTGTCGGGGATTTCAATTCGTTTTTAAAGCCTCCTTTGATAAGGCCAATCGGAGTTGCATTAGCTCCCCCCGGGGACCAGGACTGGCGAAGGGTCTGGAAATGCTTGCAGAGATTCGGAATCGAGTGGGAGTAGCGGTAACCACCGACGTGCACGAGTGCTGGCAGGTACGGGAGGTGGCTTCGGTAGCCGATCTTATCCAAATTCCTGCCTTTCTTTCCAGGCAGACGGAACTTTTGCTCACCGCTGCGCGGTCCGGCCGGCCGGTTAACGTAAAAAAGGGGCAATTTTTAGCCCCAGAGGATGCCGATCGGATCGCCGAGAAACTCCGGGCCGGAGGGTGTGGAAATTATTTTATTACCGAAAGAGGGACAAGTTTTGGATACCGGGATTTGGTTGTTGACATGCGCTCGCTTGCCCTTATGAGGCGAGCGGGTCACAGGGTTATTTTTGATGCAACTCATTCCGTCCAGCGCCCGGGAAGTCTTGGGAATTCTTCGGGAGGCGATCGGAGCCTGGTTCCCGTGTTGGCCCGGGCTGCGGTTGCGGCTGGGGTGGATGGACTTTTTATGGAAACCCATCCGGACCCGGATCGAGCCTGGTCCGATGGTCCTTGCATGCTTCCCTTAAAAGAGATACCTAGCTTATTGGACACCCTGGGGGCCATTTATGAAGCCATTGTCCTTGGCTAG
- a CDS encoding LptA/OstA family protein, whose translation MARVFVVLCGVGLAAGLLAQEPGADVPLGSTIKNFYLPHRDEAGRLVLSLQGKEAKVLSVNRTEIRDLTIELYQGREPTVTIRSPRCELWNLESRLVGHDGVRVERKDLQLTSRSIEWDLKSRKGILHGNVRVVLYGLPLGAPPKGLPRNPNSKVPLEGSGGATGS comes from the coding sequence TTGGCTAGGGTCTTTGTGGTTCTTTGTGGGGTTGGGCTAGCCGCAGGGCTTTTGGCCCAGGAACCCGGTGCGGATGTCCCTCTTGGGTCAACCATTAAAAATTTTTACCTGCCTCACCGGGACGAAGCGGGTCGGCTTGTTTTGAGTCTTCAGGGAAAAGAGGCCAAAGTTTTAAGTGTCAACCGGACGGAAATCCGAGATCTCACGATTGAGCTTTACCAAGGGAGGGAGCCAACGGTCACCATTCGTTCCCCCCGTTGTGAGTTATGGAATCTCGAAAGCCGGTTGGTGGGACACGATGGAGTGCGTGTCGAGCGGAAGGACCTTCAGCTTACGTCACGTTCCATCGAATGGGATTTGAAAAGTCGGAAAGGGATTCTCCATGGGAACGTCCGTGTGGTGCTCTATGGCCTGCCCTTGGGAGCTCCTCCCAAGGGTCTTCCAAGAAACCCTAACTCCAAAGTTCCTCTCGAGGGATCCGGTGGAGCAACGGGGAGCTAA